The genomic window ACGCGGGAAAGCGCGGGCATAGCGCACGTTGGCGATGCCGAGCAGCTTGGCGGTCAGTCGCTCGGCGCCGATGGCGAAGCCGCCGTGCGGGGGCATCCCGTATTTGAAGACCTCGGTGTAGCCCTCCAGCGATTCGGGTTTGAGTTTGTACGCCGCGATGGAGTCCATCAGCATCCCGTAGTCGTGGATGCGCTGCCCGCCCGAGGTGATTTCGATGCCCCGGAACAGCAGGTCGAAGCCGCGCGTCACTTCACCGTTCACGCTGCCGTCCTCGTTCAGTTCGGGGTGCGCATAGAAGGGCCGGGCGGCGCGCGGGTACTTCGTCACGAACACGAAGTCGCTGCCCTCGGTTTCGGCAAAATGCTGCGAGAGCAGGCGCTCGGCTTCGGGGTCGAGGTCTTTGCCGCCGACCGGGTGGCCGTATTTTTCCGTCACCAGTTGCCGGGCGTCCATCAGCGTGATGCGGGGAATGTGCGCCGGCACGTCGGGAATCGTCGCGCCCAGCAGCTCAAACTCGGCCTGCGAGGTGGCCCGCAGCCGCTCCATGATGCTCGCCAGCAGGCGGTTCTCGAGGCCCATCACGTCTTCCTCGTCCTCAATGAAGCCCATTTCCACGTCGAGCGACAGGTATTCGTTGAGGTGACGGCTGGTGGCGTGCTCCTCGGCGCGGTAGACGGCGGCGACTTCGAAGACGCGCTCGAACACGCCGACCATAATCTGCTTGTAGAGCTGCGGGCTCTGCGCGAGGTAGGCCGGGTGCCCGAAATAGTCGATGGGGAAGAGGTTCGCCCCGCCTTCCGCGCCCGCCGACACGATTTTGGGCGTGCTGATTTCGGTAAAGCCCTCGCCGCGCAGGTGCGCCCGGAAGGCGTCCACCAGTTCGGCCTGCACCTTGAGCGCCGCCCGCTCCTTGAGCCCGCGCACCGTCACCACGCGGTAGTCGAGCATCGTTTCGGGGTTGACGTTCCACTCCATTTTGGGGATTTCCACCGGGGTGGCCTCGGTCGCCGCCGAGATGACGCGGAAGTCTTCCACCTGCACCTCGAAGCCGCCGGGCGCTTTGGGGTGGGCCTTGACCTTGCC from Deinococcus radiodurans R1 = ATCC 13939 = DSM 20539 includes these protein-coding regions:
- the aspS gene encoding aspartate--tRNA(Asn) ligase codes for the protein MTSPLKRTLTRELPQHEGQTVKLQGFVHARRDLGGVQFLVLRDVTGVTQCVGSGLTLPLAESSVEVVGKVKAHPKAPGGFEVQVEDFRVISAATEATPVEIPKMEWNVNPETMLDYRVVTVRGLKERAALKVQAELVDAFRAHLRGEGFTEISTPKIVSAGAEGGANLFPIDYFGHPAYLAQSPQLYKQIMVGVFERVFEVAAVYRAEEHATSRHLNEYLSLDVEMGFIEDEEDVMGLENRLLASIMERLRATSQAEFELLGATIPDVPAHIPRITLMDARQLVTEKYGHPVGGKDLDPEAERLLSQHFAETEGSDFVFVTKYPRAARPFYAHPELNEDGSVNGEVTRGFDLLFRGIEITSGGQRIHDYGMLMDSIAAYKLKPESLEGYTEVFKYGMPPHGGFAIGAERLTAKLLGIANVRYARAFPRDRHRLTP